One window of Candidatus Mycobacterium wuenschmannii genomic DNA carries:
- a CDS encoding SDR family NAD(P)-dependent oxidoreductase, whose protein sequence is MTFADKYGPWALVLGASDGVGAAFAEALADRGLNVALVARRQAVLDEVAAGIVARTGVQTRSLAIDLASPDATAQVVAATTGIEVGFLVYCAGADPNFEPFLANPVEIAESMVHRNCVVPMQLCHRFAPAMVERGKGGIVVFGSGAGLAGGPNMVAYGATKAFDMVFTEALWSELHDTGVDVLGLILGKTNTPALRKLEHSRGHLSSEDAVPSDAASVDEVITEALENLSNGPTLMVGEMMRAMAPMLASLSRNEAVALFAQAQASAMGD, encoded by the coding sequence ATGACCTTCGCGGACAAGTACGGGCCGTGGGCGCTGGTCCTGGGAGCGTCCGACGGCGTGGGGGCGGCGTTTGCCGAGGCGCTGGCGGACCGCGGGCTCAACGTCGCGCTGGTGGCTCGCCGCCAGGCCGTCCTCGACGAGGTGGCGGCCGGGATAGTCGCGCGCACCGGTGTCCAAACTCGTTCGCTGGCAATCGATCTCGCATCGCCTGACGCGACGGCGCAGGTTGTCGCCGCGACCACCGGTATCGAGGTGGGCTTCCTGGTCTACTGCGCCGGCGCCGACCCCAACTTCGAGCCGTTTCTGGCCAACCCGGTCGAGATCGCGGAATCGATGGTGCACCGCAACTGCGTTGTGCCGATGCAGTTGTGTCACCGCTTCGCGCCCGCGATGGTCGAACGCGGCAAAGGTGGGATCGTCGTCTTCGGATCGGGCGCAGGCCTCGCCGGCGGACCCAACATGGTGGCCTACGGCGCCACGAAGGCGTTCGACATGGTGTTCACCGAAGCCTTGTGGAGCGAACTGCACGACACGGGCGTCGACGTGCTCGGTCTCATTCTCGGCAAGACGAACACGCCCGCCCTGCGCAAGCTCGAGCACAGTCGCGGACACCTGTCTTCCGAGGATGCGGTGCCGTCGGACGCCGCCAGTGTCGACGAGGTGATCACCGAGGCGCTCGAAAACCTCAGCAACGGGCCGACTTTGATGGTGGGCGAGATGATGCGCGCGATGGCGCCGATGCTGGCATCGCTCAGCCGTAATGAGGCGGTCGCGCTTTTTGCCCAGGCGCAGGCATCCGCGATGGGCGACTAG
- a CDS encoding class I SAM-dependent methyltransferase encodes MTQTPQRRGFNEVVTRFWGFAAPAYNLPVLQEWVYRPAHDEVVAQLRDHQSAQVVDVACGTGILADRIHNDLHPAAVYGVDMSEGMLKQAQARPGEVDWRRGPAEHLPFDDEALDAVVTTSAFHFFDQPAALREFHRVLVPGGLVAISTMSARRPLLPGSRWTPSHNPTPAEMRRLFEGAGFTVAEQHRVRRPLWTRPLGDLFTAGIKR; translated from the coding sequence GTGACCCAGACTCCGCAGCGTCGCGGATTCAACGAGGTCGTCACGCGGTTCTGGGGCTTCGCCGCCCCGGCCTACAACCTGCCGGTGTTGCAGGAGTGGGTTTACCGCCCGGCGCACGACGAGGTGGTCGCGCAATTGCGCGACCACCAGTCGGCGCAGGTGGTCGATGTCGCTTGCGGCACAGGCATTCTCGCTGATCGCATCCACAATGACCTGCACCCGGCAGCGGTCTACGGCGTCGACATGTCCGAGGGCATGCTGAAGCAAGCTCAGGCCCGGCCCGGCGAGGTCGACTGGCGGCGAGGCCCGGCCGAGCACCTGCCCTTCGACGACGAGGCCCTCGACGCGGTGGTGACCACGTCGGCTTTTCACTTCTTCGATCAGCCTGCCGCCTTGCGCGAATTCCACCGCGTGCTGGTCCCGGGTGGGCTCGTTGCCATCTCGACGATGAGTGCCCGCCGGCCACTACTGCCCGGCAGTCGGTGGACGCCATCGCACAATCCGACGCCCGCCGAGATGCGGCGACTGTTCGAGGGCGCCGGGTTCACCGTTGCCGAACAACACCGTGTGCGGCGTCCGCTCTGGACGCGCCCACTCGGTGACCTCTTCACTGCGGGCATCAAGCGCTGA
- a CDS encoding IclR family transcriptional regulator, which translates to MPVSPPTARVLDVVELLAGNDDVRWRFSDVVRELELTQATAHAILATLCERGWVSRDPVDKTYSLGPALAVVATRVETARTLAHAARTVALDLADEFGYATSVVERLDDSLMITSFGDAGQRSIGAPGERIRYAPPFGVAFAAWDTPGEQSAWIERSGATNPLLRRRLEEVLERTRKRGFDVDCTTPALTQAAHVVGTLSADGLPDHVREITDQLLMEFTTIGFLPDDDAARPQQPVATIAAPVFDHRDRVPMIVAVHPLQTLSRRRMETVGRRVAQVTAAISHR; encoded by the coding sequence ATTCCCGTTTCGCCGCCCACCGCGCGCGTTCTCGATGTCGTCGAACTGCTCGCCGGAAACGACGACGTCCGGTGGCGGTTCTCCGACGTGGTGCGCGAACTCGAATTGACCCAGGCCACCGCGCACGCCATCCTGGCCACCCTGTGTGAGCGCGGTTGGGTCAGCCGCGACCCGGTCGACAAGACCTATTCGCTGGGGCCGGCGCTGGCCGTCGTGGCGACACGGGTCGAGACGGCGCGAACCCTGGCGCACGCCGCCAGAACGGTGGCGCTTGACCTCGCCGACGAATTCGGTTACGCCACATCGGTTGTCGAGCGCCTTGACGACTCGCTGATGATCACCTCGTTCGGGGACGCGGGTCAGCGCTCCATCGGCGCGCCCGGCGAGCGGATCCGCTACGCCCCGCCGTTCGGAGTCGCATTCGCCGCGTGGGACACCCCCGGGGAGCAGAGCGCGTGGATCGAGCGGAGCGGAGCCACTAATCCGTTGCTGAGGCGTCGCCTGGAGGAAGTGCTGGAGCGCACCCGCAAACGCGGGTTCGACGTGGACTGCACGACGCCCGCGCTGACTCAGGCAGCCCATGTGGTGGGTACGTTGTCCGCCGACGGCCTGCCCGATCACGTCCGCGAGATCACCGATCAGCTGCTGATGGAGTTCACCACGATCGGCTTCCTACCCGACGATGATGCCGCCCGCCCGCAGCAACCGGTCGCCACGATCGCCGCACCGGTCTTCGACCATCGCGACCGGGTGCCGATGATCGTGGCCGTGCACCCGCTCCAGACGCTCTCGCGCCGGCGGATGGAAACGGTTGGGCGGCGCGTAGCTCAGGTCACCGCGGCGATCAGCCATCGATAG
- a CDS encoding nuclear transport factor 2 family protein, with protein MSDREDRQDIAEVLLRYATGIDRRDWPLFRTVFTDDCELDYGEIGTFRGVDAITEFMDQAHAMAGHTMHRLTNQVITVDGDTAESRTYVDALIMVDVNAGVNAAGFYDDELVRGEDGWRVARRRFIQVRLAQVGGTA; from the coding sequence GTGAGTGATCGCGAAGACCGCCAAGACATCGCCGAGGTGCTATTGCGCTACGCCACCGGGATCGACCGCCGAGACTGGCCGCTGTTTCGCACGGTGTTCACCGACGACTGCGAACTGGACTACGGCGAGATCGGTACGTTCCGGGGCGTCGACGCGATCACCGAATTCATGGATCAGGCGCACGCGATGGCGGGTCACACCATGCACCGGCTCACCAATCAGGTGATCACGGTCGACGGCGACACGGCCGAGTCACGGACCTACGTAGATGCACTGATCATGGTCGACGTGAACGCGGGGGTGAATGCCGCCGGGTTCTACGATGACGAACTGGTGCGGGGTGAGGACGGCTGGCGCGTGGCCCGTCGTCGCTTCATCCAGGTGCGGTTGGCTCAGGTGGGAGGCACGGCATGA
- a CDS encoding zinc-binding dehydrogenase, whose protein sequence is MRAVVLRDGRLGVREVDDPVPGPGELLLRTLSTAICASDVHFMDHPEMGVDDPTGRSLYDANRDIVLGHEFVGEVVGHGPDCTGQFPVGTRVTSIPIRAVNGGPEGVVGVRIIGQHPEAQGSFGELVVVGESLAKSVDADVSCDAAALTDAFAVGEFYVRSARMEAGEIPIVIGAGAIGLSAVAALATRGVEPIIVSDYNSERRALACDSFGAHVAVDPAERSPFDVWRELRVECGMWGPMVVFECVGASGLIQKIVDSVDIGTRIYCAGGWYTGDTLNITDATRQGVTIQFGGGPHPQDWYGTLDAIAAGRLDPLPSVGAVIGLDDVPDALDSARKSTGPARIIVHPNGDVT, encoded by the coding sequence ATGCGTGCAGTGGTGTTGCGCGACGGTCGACTCGGCGTTCGAGAGGTCGACGACCCGGTTCCCGGGCCCGGTGAACTGCTGCTGCGAACATTGAGCACGGCGATCTGCGCGTCGGACGTGCACTTCATGGATCACCCGGAGATGGGGGTCGACGATCCGACGGGCCGATCTCTGTACGACGCGAACCGCGACATCGTGCTCGGCCACGAATTCGTCGGCGAGGTCGTCGGGCACGGGCCAGACTGCACCGGGCAGTTTCCCGTCGGCACCCGCGTCACCTCCATTCCCATCCGCGCGGTGAACGGCGGCCCGGAAGGAGTTGTCGGCGTGCGGATCATCGGCCAGCACCCTGAGGCTCAGGGCAGCTTCGGCGAACTGGTCGTGGTGGGGGAGTCGTTGGCGAAGTCGGTCGATGCGGACGTGTCCTGCGATGCCGCGGCGCTCACCGATGCATTCGCGGTCGGCGAGTTCTACGTGCGATCGGCACGGATGGAGGCCGGCGAGATCCCGATCGTCATCGGGGCGGGTGCGATCGGTCTGTCGGCCGTCGCTGCGCTGGCCACCCGGGGCGTGGAGCCAATCATCGTGTCGGACTACAACTCTGAACGCCGCGCGCTGGCGTGCGACAGCTTCGGCGCCCATGTCGCCGTCGACCCCGCCGAGCGATCACCGTTCGACGTCTGGCGCGAGCTGCGCGTCGAATGCGGAATGTGGGGCCCGATGGTCGTTTTCGAATGTGTCGGCGCATCGGGGTTGATCCAGAAGATCGTCGACAGCGTTGACATCGGAACCCGGATCTACTGCGCCGGTGGTTGGTACACCGGCGACACGCTGAACATCACCGATGCGACCCGTCAAGGCGTGACCATCCAGTTCGGCGGTGGGCCGCACCCGCAGGACTGGTACGGCACGCTCGACGCGATCGCCGCCGGCCGGCTCGATCCGCTGCCCAGCGTCGGAGCGGTCATCGGCCTCGACGACGTTCCCGACGCGCTCGACTCGGCCCGAAAGTCCACTGGCCCAGCCCGAATCATCGTCCATCCGAACGGAGACGTCACGTGA
- a CDS encoding nitroreductase family protein, which translates to MSAATSDVWEAMSTARTIRRFTDQPVDDATLERCLQAAMWAPSGANAQAWRFVVLRSPEQRAVVAKAAAQALEVIEPVYGMSRPAAADHSRRARSNRATYELHDRAGGFTSILFAQKHFPTASELLLGGSIFPAMQNFLLAARAQGLGACLTSWGAYGGEKLLREAVGVPDDWMVAGHIVIGWPKGNHGPVRRRPLSEVVNYDRWDDLAVERLVNRPGS; encoded by the coding sequence ATGTCGGCAGCGACCAGTGACGTGTGGGAAGCCATGTCGACCGCGCGGACGATCCGGCGGTTCACCGACCAGCCGGTCGACGACGCCACGCTGGAGCGATGCCTGCAAGCGGCGATGTGGGCACCCTCCGGCGCGAACGCGCAGGCATGGCGGTTCGTCGTGTTGCGCTCGCCCGAGCAGCGGGCGGTCGTGGCCAAGGCGGCGGCCCAGGCGCTCGAGGTGATCGAACCGGTGTACGGCATGAGCCGGCCCGCCGCCGCCGATCACAGCCGTCGCGCGCGCAGCAATCGCGCAACCTACGAGCTACATGACCGCGCGGGCGGATTCACGTCGATCCTGTTCGCGCAGAAGCACTTTCCAACGGCCTCCGAGCTACTTCTCGGCGGCTCGATCTTTCCCGCGATGCAGAATTTTCTGCTGGCTGCGCGCGCGCAGGGCCTGGGCGCGTGCCTGACCAGCTGGGGTGCCTACGGCGGCGAGAAGCTCCTGCGAGAAGCGGTCGGGGTGCCGGATGACTGGATGGTGGCCGGGCACATCGTGATCGGCTGGCCGAAGGGCAACCACGGCCCGGTTCGCCGTCGGCCCTTGAGTGAGGTGGTCAACTACGACCGCTGGGACGATCTGGCGGTCGAGCGGTTGGTGAACCGACCGGGGTCGTGA
- a CDS encoding class I SAM-dependent methyltransferase: protein MPRTENDTWDLATSVGATATMVAAARAVATKADNPLINDQYAEPLVKAVGVDFLTRWASGDLDISSVDHEDSTWKLQQMPDAMAVRTRFFDAFFADSTEAGIRQAVILASGLDARAYRLDWPAGMTVFEVDQPEVIAFKTQTLTELGASPTTDRRTVAIDLRNDWPAALAEAGFDKSRPTAWIAEGLLGYLPPEAQDRLLDNISALSADGSRLATEAIPNAGDVDEEKVREMMRKATDKWRAAGFDLDFDELGYQGDRADVAEYLDGLGWRSVGRTASELLAEHDLPPVPESTDSVNVGDVTYYTSTK from the coding sequence ATGCCGCGCACCGAGAACGACACCTGGGACCTCGCCACCAGCGTTGGAGCAACAGCCACGATGGTTGCCGCGGCCCGGGCCGTCGCCACCAAGGCCGACAACCCCCTGATCAACGACCAGTATGCCGAGCCACTCGTCAAGGCCGTCGGGGTCGATTTCCTCACCCGCTGGGCCAGCGGTGACCTCGACATCTCGAGCGTCGACCACGAGGACTCGACCTGGAAACTGCAGCAGATGCCCGACGCGATGGCCGTCCGGACCCGGTTCTTCGACGCCTTCTTCGCCGACTCGACCGAGGCCGGCATCCGCCAGGCCGTGATCCTCGCGTCGGGCCTCGACGCCCGCGCCTACCGGCTGGATTGGCCGGCCGGCATGACCGTCTTCGAGGTCGACCAGCCCGAGGTGATCGCGTTCAAGACCCAGACACTGACCGAATTGGGCGCGAGCCCGACCACCGACCGCCGCACGGTCGCCATCGACCTGCGCAACGACTGGCCGGCCGCGCTGGCCGAGGCCGGCTTCGACAAGAGCCGGCCCACCGCGTGGATCGCCGAGGGGCTGCTGGGCTACCTGCCGCCCGAGGCGCAGGATCGGTTGCTGGACAACATCTCTGCGCTCAGTGCCGACGGCAGCCGGCTGGCCACCGAAGCCATCCCCAATGCCGGCGACGTCGACGAGGAGAAGGTCCGCGAGATGATGCGCAAGGCCACCGACAAGTGGCGCGCCGCCGGGTTCGACCTCGATTTCGACGAACTCGGCTACCAGGGCGACCGCGCCGACGTCGCCGAATACCTCGACGGGCTGGGCTGGCGCTCGGTCGGCCGGACGGCGAGCGAACTGCTGGCCGAGCACGATCTGCCGCCGGTGCCCGAGTCGACCGACTCGGTCAACGTCGGCGACGTGACCTACTACACGTCGACCAAGTGA
- a CDS encoding DUF417 family protein codes for MTATRSSAVGQAISRYGLALILAWIGFGKYIKMESRVLIEHSPLMSWVYDIFSVTTVARGLGTLEIATAILIASRPFSARLSAAGSALAIVLFCGTLSFLFTTPGVVTRFVGPVPVLSAMPGQFLLKDIVLLGVAVWTLGEALQASSAG; via the coding sequence TTGACGGCAACACGAAGTTCGGCAGTCGGTCAGGCGATCAGCAGGTACGGCCTCGCGCTGATCTTGGCGTGGATCGGGTTCGGCAAGTACATCAAAATGGAAAGCCGGGTACTCATCGAGCACAGCCCGCTGATGAGTTGGGTGTATGACATTTTCAGCGTGACCACCGTGGCTCGCGGTCTCGGAACACTGGAGATCGCGACCGCGATCCTGATCGCATCGCGACCGTTTTCGGCGAGACTCTCTGCCGCCGGTAGCGCCTTGGCGATCGTGCTGTTCTGCGGAACGCTGAGTTTTCTGTTCACCACGCCCGGTGTGGTCACCCGGTTCGTCGGGCCGGTGCCGGTGCTCTCGGCAATGCCCGGCCAATTCCTACTGAAAGACATCGTGCTGCTTGGCGTGGCGGTGTGGACACTGGGCGAAGCGCTGCAAGCGTCATCGGCCGGATGA